A window of Deinococcus planocerae contains these coding sequences:
- a CDS encoding spore photoproduct lyase family protein, producing MASWLLDVRHIYLEPRVTEYARGRDILARFPDAERTLVPSHWNIPGLHGNAGLVRDWVRLKRQVLVLGVRKTFTTRANGRSADWIAPGLANGCALACAYCYVPRRKGFANPITTFVNIEEALAALRRHAAKLGPKTQPNQVDPELWVYDVGENSDLSVDALLSDNVRDLVALYRELPNAKASFATKYVNRDLLTYDPQGKTRVRFSLMPRPVARVLDVRTSPIRERIAAVNDFVEAGYEVHLNFSPVVIYEGWTADYTELLREVRDVLSPRARAQLAAEVIFLTHNAGLHEVNLGWHPRAERLLWRPAWQETKRSEHGGENIRYRHGFKGQAVARFTELLTRELPECRVRYAF from the coding sequence ATGGCCTCCTGGCTCCTCGACGTCCGCCACATCTACCTGGAGCCCCGGGTGACCGAGTACGCGCGGGGCCGCGACATCCTGGCCCGCTTCCCGGACGCCGAGCGAACCCTGGTCCCCTCCCACTGGAACATTCCTGGTCTGCACGGCAACGCGGGGCTGGTGCGCGACTGGGTGCGGCTCAAGCGGCAGGTGCTCGTCCTCGGCGTGCGCAAGACCTTCACCACCCGCGCCAACGGGCGCAGCGCGGACTGGATCGCGCCGGGCCTCGCCAACGGCTGCGCGCTCGCCTGCGCGTACTGCTACGTGCCGCGCCGCAAGGGCTTTGCCAACCCCATCACCACCTTCGTGAACATCGAGGAGGCGCTCGCCGCCCTGCGCCGCCACGCCGCGAAGCTCGGGCCCAAGACCCAGCCCAATCAGGTCGATCCCGAGCTGTGGGTCTACGACGTGGGCGAGAACAGCGACCTGAGCGTGGACGCCCTGCTCTCAGACAACGTGCGCGACCTCGTGGCGCTCTACCGGGAGCTGCCCAACGCCAAGGCGTCCTTTGCCACCAAGTACGTGAACCGCGACCTGCTGACCTACGACCCCCAGGGCAAGACGCGCGTGCGCTTCTCGCTGATGCCGCGCCCCGTCGCCCGCGTGCTCGACGTGCGGACCTCACCCATCCGGGAGCGCATCGCCGCCGTGAACGACTTCGTGGAGGCGGGGTACGAGGTCCACCTCAACTTCTCGCCCGTGGTGATCTACGAGGGCTGGACCGCCGACTACACGGAGCTGCTGCGTGAGGTCCGGGACGTGCTCTCCCCGCGCGCCAGGGCGCAGCTCGCCGCCGAGGTGATCTTCCTGACCCACAACGCGGGCCTGCACGAGGTCAACCTGGGCTGGCACCCCCGGGCCGAGCGGCTGCTGTGGCGCCCGGCGTGGCAGGAGACCAAACGGTCGGAGCACGGCGGCGAAAATATCCGCTACCGCCACGGCTTCAAGGGCCAGGCGGTCGCCCGCTTCACCGAACTGCTGACCCGCGAGTTGCCGGAGTGTCGGGTGCGCTACGCCTTCTGA
- a CDS encoding right-handed parallel beta-helix repeat-containing protein, which yields MNQFSVASRSSFALLVTTALLVGCGTSRPGGSPGGSATPPAGTGATTQLEAEGATTVTLPQQEIQAMTVVNPGAPSGGKVISDAGASGGQAVKLLSNGNAVRFTVPSGLGAGRYTVRVQGRADLYQGGPVVSLRVNGTERGRVELSSATYAAFTAGTFDLKAGDTIDVTLVNDLYDGDGKDRNAIIDYLMIDPAGTATTSSPAVAAPSGAVDVKSFGARGDGSTDDTDALRRAAASGKSLYFPSGTYRVRRVISFQNLNGQTITGQNATLKQDSNFTRDGDNAVLFLKNSSNVTIQGLTVIGNRTSSTPSSIDIDGVKVADSSSVTLRAMNVSRATTNGITVRDTNGLVIENTTVAQSNHHGIWIWRGRNTRLSGNTVNDSGIGILATAGDGFTAENNRISGTSDTGTKTEGVNNVVYRGNTVSNFGKDGIKVMPHTASGVTVIRNAVIENNTVSGFRGLTYDATSNILVHSTLGGRVVGNTVTGSGGTTGSPEEDGIRINAYGGYTRSRDIEVRNNTLRNVKTGLRLISDNITVTGNRVQAVGYAALLEGVGLSLTNNPEIRGGAGITVLYTTGAQGDVIGNSLFGNDLAIYAANSGNRGRISGNTFASTYRNRVVAGSGVSYTP from the coding sequence ATGAATCAGTTTTCCGTAGCCTCTCGCTCGTCCTTCGCCCTGCTCGTCACGACCGCGCTGCTGGTGGGTTGTGGAACCTCTCGGCCCGGCGGGTCGCCGGGGGGCTCGGCGACGCCCCCTGCCGGAACGGGGGCCACCACACAACTGGAGGCCGAGGGCGCGACGACCGTGACGCTGCCGCAGCAGGAGATTCAGGCCATGACGGTGGTGAACCCGGGGGCGCCCAGCGGCGGCAAGGTCATCAGCGACGCCGGGGCGAGCGGCGGGCAGGCAGTCAAGCTGCTGAGCAACGGCAACGCGGTGCGCTTCACGGTGCCCTCGGGGCTGGGGGCGGGGCGCTACACCGTGCGGGTGCAGGGCCGCGCCGATCTCTACCAGGGCGGGCCGGTGGTGAGCCTGCGGGTCAACGGCACCGAGCGGGGCCGGGTCGAACTCAGCAGCGCGACCTACGCGGCCTTCACGGCGGGCACCTTTGACCTCAAGGCGGGCGACACCATCGACGTGACGCTCGTGAACGACCTCTACGACGGCGACGGCAAGGACCGCAACGCCATTATCGACTACCTGATGATCGACCCGGCGGGCACGGCCACGACCTCCAGCCCGGCGGTGGCGGCGCCCTCCGGCGCGGTGGACGTCAAGAGCTTCGGGGCGCGGGGAGACGGCAGCACCGACGACACCGACGCCCTGCGGCGGGCGGCGGCCTCGGGCAAGAGCCTGTACTTCCCGTCCGGCACCTACCGGGTGCGGCGCGTGATCTCCTTCCAGAACCTGAACGGGCAGACGATCACCGGGCAGAACGCCACCCTCAAGCAGGACTCGAACTTCACCCGCGACGGGGACAACGCGGTGCTCTTCCTCAAGAACAGCAGCAACGTGACCATCCAGGGCCTGACCGTGATCGGCAACCGCACGTCCTCCACCCCGAGCTCCATCGACATCGACGGCGTGAAGGTGGCCGACAGCTCGAGCGTCACCCTGCGGGCGATGAACGTCTCCCGGGCCACCACCAACGGCATCACGGTCCGCGACACGAACGGGCTGGTGATCGAGAACACCACGGTCGCGCAGAGCAACCACCACGGGATCTGGATCTGGCGCGGCAGGAACACCCGGCTGAGCGGCAATACGGTCAACGACAGCGGCATCGGCATCCTCGCCACGGCGGGCGACGGCTTCACGGCGGAGAACAACCGCATCTCGGGCACGAGCGACACGGGCACCAAGACCGAGGGTGTGAACAACGTCGTGTACCGCGGCAACACGGTGAGCAACTTCGGCAAGGACGGCATCAAGGTGATGCCCCACACCGCCTCCGGCGTCACCGTCATCCGCAACGCCGTGATCGAGAACAACACCGTCTCCGGCTTCCGCGGCCTGACGTACGACGCCACGAGCAACATCCTGGTGCACTCCACGCTCGGTGGCCGGGTGGTGGGCAACACCGTGACGGGCTCGGGCGGCACGACGGGCAGCCCCGAGGAGGACGGCATCCGGATCAACGCCTACGGGGGCTACACCCGCTCGCGCGATATCGAGGTGCGGAACAACACCCTGCGCAACGTGAAGACGGGCCTGCGCCTGATCTCCGACAACATCACGGTGACGGGCAACCGCGTCCAGGCAGTCGGGTACGCGGCCCTGCTCGAGGGCGTCGGCCTGAGCCTGACGAACAACCCCGAGATCCGGGGCGGCGCGGGCATCACCGTGCTGTACACCACGGGCGCCCAGGGCGACGTGATCGGCAACTCGCTGTTCGGCAATGACCTCGCCATCTACGCCGCCAACAGCGGCAACCGGGGCCGCATCTCCGGCAACACCTTCGCCTCCACCTACCGCAACCGGGTCGTCGCCGGGTCGGGCGTCTCCTACACCCCCTGA
- a CDS encoding exopolysaccharide biosynthesis polyprenyl glycosylphosphotransferase, giving the protein MTHSVISEELLRTGEAPASTTAPSGESPDVRVRVPTTGDLDRRALMNGLVLAAAEALAVWLTAGLVLHLTVHHLDRLPWQLGFTATWLTAATLIRSYPGYGLDASERLRRTVIPAVAAFPTLVGAVLAGGLGAGAAALLLVLGLVLGIPAALVARIGARWLLHRVGAWGVDVAVIGHGEAAALLMQTLRSDWSLGYHPVADGQANVAILAVPNIPYAVRDRLLDGPLALFRRVLVMVSQPASDSRWAGSHHLGSFSVLEARRRHLEPGDLRQKRVFDLLVVALLFPVLTPLLLLVGLAVALDSRGPVLYGAPRMGWRGGSFRCWKFRTMHENAEARLADLLEQDAEARAYYETYHKLKDDPRVTRVGHFLRSTSLDELPQLINVLLGDMSLVGPRPYLARERPKIGPHADVILSCRPGMTGWWQVSGRSGTSFQNRVQMDLQYVRRWSPWLDLTLLAATVHVVLRRKGAH; this is encoded by the coding sequence GTGACGCACTCGGTCATCTCGGAAGAACTTTTGCGGACGGGGGAGGCCCCGGCCTCGACCACCGCCCCGTCCGGAGAGTCGCCCGACGTCCGGGTGCGGGTGCCCACCACCGGGGACCTCGACCGGCGGGCCCTTATGAACGGGCTGGTGCTCGCCGCGGCGGAGGCGCTGGCGGTATGGCTGACCGCCGGGCTGGTGCTGCACCTCACGGTCCACCACCTCGACCGCCTGCCCTGGCAGCTCGGCTTCACGGCGACCTGGCTCACGGCGGCCACCCTGATCCGCAGCTATCCCGGGTACGGCCTCGACGCCAGCGAGCGGCTGCGGCGCACGGTGATTCCGGCGGTGGCGGCCTTCCCGACCCTGGTGGGCGCCGTGCTCGCCGGGGGCCTGGGGGCGGGGGCGGCGGCGCTGCTTCTCGTCCTGGGGCTGGTGCTGGGGATTCCGGCGGCGCTCGTGGCGCGCATCGGCGCGCGCTGGCTGCTGCACCGCGTGGGGGCGTGGGGGGTGGACGTGGCCGTGATCGGGCACGGGGAGGCCGCCGCGCTGCTGATGCAGACCCTCAGAAGCGACTGGAGCCTGGGCTATCACCCGGTGGCGGACGGTCAGGCCAACGTCGCCATCCTGGCGGTGCCCAACATCCCCTACGCGGTGCGCGACCGGCTGCTCGACGGGCCGCTGGCCCTGTTTCGCCGGGTGCTCGTGATGGTGAGCCAGCCCGCCTCCGACAGCCGCTGGGCGGGCTCGCACCACCTGGGCAGCTTTAGCGTGCTCGAAGCCCGGCGCCGCCACCTGGAGCCGGGGGACCTGCGGCAAAAGCGCGTCTTCGATCTCCTCGTGGTCGCGCTGCTCTTCCCGGTCCTGACGCCGCTGCTGCTGCTCGTGGGGCTGGCGGTGGCGCTCGACTCGCGCGGGCCCGTGCTGTACGGGGCGCCCCGGATGGGCTGGCGCGGGGGGTCTTTCCGCTGCTGGAAGTTCCGCACGATGCACGAGAATGCCGAGGCGCGGCTCGCCGACCTGCTCGAACAAGACGCCGAGGCGCGCGCCTACTACGAGACCTACCACAAGCTCAAGGACGACCCGCGGGTGACCCGGGTGGGCCACTTTCTGCGCAGCACCAGCCTCGACGAGCTGCCCCAGCTCATCAACGTGTTGCTGGGAGACATGAGCCTCGTCGGGCCGCGGCCTTACCTCGCGCGGGAACGGCCCAAGATCGGGCCGCACGCCGACGTGATCTTGAGCTGCCGCCCCGGCATGACCGGGTGGTGGCAGGTCTCGGGGCGCAGCGGCACGAGCTTTCAAAACCGGGTGCAGATGGACCTCCAGTACGTGCGGCGCTGGAGCCCGTGGCTCGACCTGACGCTCCTCGCGGCGACCGTGCACGTGGTGCTCCGGCGCAAGGGGGCGCACTGA
- the asnB gene encoding asparagine synthase (glutamine-hydrolyzing), producing MCGIIGSVRRRPSATETLGLAALGHRGPDAQTSALVGSAHLGHARLSIIDLSSGNQPMSDVHGLTTVVFNGEIYNHLELRQELTARGHEFATRSDTEVILAAYLAWGVAGFARLRGMYAFALHDRRDGNTVIARDPFGIKPLFWTRGRDGSVFFASEIGALLGLSGGSTDLDLTSVLETLVSRHPSGLNTLYENVKRVEPGTALVVAPQANAVIHVRFASVTEEVERRRLEAAGGVSPEEVRERVLDSVEHHTLADVPLGCFLSGGLDSSVVAQALVSRGGGEPLNAYAVGFEGASSEASELPYARMVAEHLGARLHPVTVGAQDFVALAPRLSGSLNGPFSEPADVAMLKLSLRAAQDVKVVLSGEGGDESFAGYPKYAVDGLARPLGPAMRLGSRWLGRRGRLGIAADALSEPGRAARWMRWFANDDAPPSLVGALVGAGARPERARNWVEDRLEGYPRGWSDLQRMQVLDLESWLPNNLLHRGDYTTMQASIEQRVPLLDARLTPWAVALPGRVKIQRLRGKMPLRQAFGDRLPRAVLERPKSGFRLPLGEWLVGDPALRSMSRDLLLSPGARLRGWMSGAELEALLAPAALAQTGGAKLAWTAVCLELWLQAVHSRAVVA from the coding sequence ATGTGCGGAATCATCGGGAGTGTGCGCAGGAGGCCCTCGGCCACAGAGACGCTCGGGCTGGCGGCGCTGGGCCACCGCGGCCCGGACGCGCAGACGAGCGCGCTCGTGGGAAGCGCCCACCTGGGGCACGCGCGGCTGAGCATCATCGACTTGTCGAGTGGCAATCAGCCCATGAGCGACGTGCACGGACTCACGACGGTCGTGTTCAACGGGGAAATCTACAACCACCTGGAACTGAGGCAGGAACTGACGGCACGCGGGCACGAGTTCGCCACCCGCTCGGACACCGAGGTGATCCTCGCGGCGTATCTCGCCTGGGGGGTGGCGGGTTTTGCGCGGCTGCGCGGCATGTACGCCTTCGCCCTACACGACCGCCGCGACGGCAACACGGTCATCGCGCGGGATCCTTTCGGGATCAAGCCCCTCTTCTGGACGCGCGGGCGTGACGGCTCGGTGTTTTTCGCCTCGGAGATCGGCGCCCTGCTGGGGCTCTCGGGCGGCTCCACCGACCTCGACCTGACCTCGGTGCTCGAAACCCTGGTCTCCCGGCACCCCTCGGGCCTGAACACCCTGTACGAGAACGTCAAGCGGGTGGAGCCCGGCACCGCGCTCGTGGTCGCTCCCCAGGCGAACGCGGTGATCCACGTGCGCTTCGCCAGCGTGACCGAGGAAGTCGAGCGCCGCCGGTTGGAGGCCGCCGGGGGGGTCAGCCCGGAGGAGGTCCGCGAGCGGGTCCTCGATTCGGTCGAACACCACACCCTCGCCGACGTGCCGCTGGGCTGCTTCCTGAGCGGCGGCCTGGATTCCAGCGTGGTCGCCCAGGCGCTCGTGTCGCGCGGGGGCGGTGAACCCCTGAATGCCTACGCGGTGGGCTTCGAGGGTGCGTCCTCCGAGGCGAGCGAGCTGCCCTACGCCCGGATGGTCGCCGAGCACCTCGGGGCGCGGCTGCACCCCGTGACGGTGGGCGCGCAGGACTTCGTGGCGCTCGCGCCGAGACTCTCGGGATCCCTCAACGGCCCCTTCTCGGAGCCCGCCGACGTCGCCATGCTCAAGCTCTCCCTGCGCGCCGCCCAGGACGTGAAGGTGGTCCTCTCCGGCGAGGGCGGCGACGAGTCCTTCGCGGGCTACCCGAAGTACGCCGTGGACGGCCTCGCCCGCCCGCTGGGTCCGGCGATGCGCCTGGGAAGCCGCTGGCTGGGGCGCCGCGGACGGCTGGGGATCGCCGCCGACGCCCTGAGCGAGCCGGGGCGCGCCGCGCGCTGGATGCGCTGGTTTGCCAACGACGACGCGCCGCCCTCGCTGGTGGGGGCGCTGGTGGGGGCCGGGGCGCGTCCCGAGCGGGCGCGGAACTGGGTGGAAGACCGCCTGGAGGGCTACCCCCGGGGCTGGTCGGACCTCCAGCGGATGCAGGTGCTCGACCTGGAGTCGTGGCTGCCCAACAACCTGCTGCACCGCGGGGACTACACGACCATGCAGGCCTCCATCGAGCAGCGGGTGCCTCTCCTCGACGCGCGGCTCACCCCCTGGGCGGTCGCGTTGCCGGGCCGGGTCAAGATCCAGCGGCTGCGGGGCAAGATGCCGCTGCGTCAGGCCTTTGGCGACCGGCTGCCGCGGGCGGTGCTGGAGCGGCCCAAGAGCGGCTTCCGCCTGCCGCTGGGGGAGTGGCTGGTGGGCGACCCGGCGCTGCGGAGCATGTCGCGCGACCTGCTGCTCTCGCCCGGGGCGCGGCTGCGCGGCTGGATGTCGGGCGCGGAACTCGAGGCCCTCCTCGCCCCGGCGGCCCTCGCCCAGACGGGCGGTGCCAAGCTCGCCTGGACCGCCGTGTGCCTGGAGCTGTGGTTGCAGGCCGTGCACTCGCGGGCGGTGGTGGCGTGA
- a CDS encoding heparinase II/III family protein produces the protein MFERPHRQHFYGLPLNPPRLRRMVDEATCAALLREAEEVLQGRWRFFAFADAPSDPTPDGMTDWHRCEVTGRRTDPDAPGAALDPRDPELGDVRTIWEKSRHHHTTLLAVAYTLSGEPRYAVGAAARIADWIRANPPRRGVNWISAAEAGLRLMAWAWCYELLRPHPEWGAWFGPASPLWPSVYRHQVLVQEAVRSGRPAGSDLLAALGGQYVASVTWPVFSESAGWQREAKAALTREATLQFFESGVSREPSFSRHVWATELLLLPALLGERCADAFHPAYLARLARAIRAVDRLRGPGDLLPRYGDSDERLTVQLEPRSASRVDWLLRVGRDWLGVPVPEPRGGRLGATLLLGDHRVPLPCPGEDAGGQVAYPDAGLYVLSAGQGAPREVRVLSTVGPLAFPPPAGQGAGHADALSFTLAVGPQEVVVDPGVYAGPADAGWPRAFHSTAAHNTVEVDGQDQSPQAGASPWGRGGAVAHLWEPREEGGRLVASHDGYERLPGAPVHHRELDLDARRLSVTDHLEGQGRHLLRLHLHLHPDCEVQPEAPSVWRVAWPGGALRVRFDPRLQVRCGQGEDAPDTGDPPLGWYFPRYGARQASPSLRATLTATLPITLHTTLEVL, from the coding sequence TTGTTTGAAAGGCCGCACCGCCAGCATTTCTACGGGTTGCCGCTCAACCCGCCGCGCCTGAGACGCATGGTGGACGAGGCGACCTGCGCCGCCCTGCTGCGCGAGGCGGAGGAGGTCTTGCAGGGCCGCTGGCGTTTTTTCGCCTTTGCGGACGCGCCCTCCGACCCCACCCCGGACGGCATGACCGACTGGCACCGCTGCGAGGTGACGGGCCGCCGCACCGACCCGGACGCCCCGGGCGCCGCGCTCGACCCGCGCGACCCGGAACTGGGGGACGTGCGGACGATCTGGGAAAAGAGCCGCCACCACCACACCACCCTGCTCGCCGTCGCCTACACCCTGAGCGGGGAGCCGCGCTACGCCGTCGGCGCGGCGGCGCGCATCGCCGACTGGATTCGGGCCAACCCGCCGCGGCGGGGCGTGAACTGGATCAGCGCCGCCGAGGCGGGCCTGCGCCTGATGGCCTGGGCGTGGTGTTACGAGCTCCTGCGGCCCCACCCGGAGTGGGGCGCCTGGTTCGGGCCCGCCTCCCCGCTGTGGCCGAGCGTGTACCGCCACCAGGTCCTGGTGCAGGAGGCCGTGAGGTCGGGCCGCCCCGCCGGAAGCGACCTGCTCGCCGCGCTGGGCGGGCAGTACGTGGCGAGCGTCACCTGGCCGGTCTTCTCCGAGTCCGCCGGGTGGCAGCGCGAGGCCAAGGCGGCCCTGACCCGGGAGGCCACCCTGCAATTTTTCGAGAGCGGGGTGAGCCGCGAGCCGAGCTTCAGCCGCCACGTGTGGGCCACCGAGCTGCTGCTCTTGCCTGCCCTGCTCGGCGAGCGCTGCGCCGACGCCTTTCACCCGGCCTACCTCGCGCGGCTCGCGCGGGCCATCCGGGCGGTAGACCGGCTGCGCGGCCCGGGTGACCTGCTTCCGCGCTACGGCGACTCGGACGAGCGGCTGACGGTGCAGCTCGAACCCCGGAGCGCCTCCCGGGTCGACTGGCTGCTGCGGGTGGGGCGCGACTGGCTGGGCGTGCCCGTCCCCGAGCCCCGGGGCGGGCGCCTGGGGGCCACCCTGCTGCTGGGCGACCACCGGGTGCCGCTGCCCTGCCCGGGGGAGGACGCCGGGGGCCAGGTGGCCTACCCCGACGCGGGACTCTACGTCCTGAGCGCCGGGCAGGGCGCCCCCCGCGAGGTGCGGGTGCTTTCCACTGTCGGGCCGCTGGCGTTCCCGCCCCCCGCCGGGCAGGGTGCCGGGCACGCGGACGCGCTGAGCTTCACCCTGGCGGTGGGTCCCCAGGAGGTGGTGGTGGACCCGGGCGTGTACGCCGGCCCTGCGGACGCGGGGTGGCCGCGCGCCTTCCACTCGACCGCCGCGCATAACACCGTCGAGGTGGACGGGCAGGACCAGAGCCCCCAGGCGGGCGCTTCCCCGTGGGGCCGCGGCGGCGCCGTCGCCCACCTGTGGGAACCCCGCGAGGAGGGCGGGCGCCTCGTGGCCTCGCACGACGGGTACGAGCGCCTGCCGGGGGCGCCCGTCCACCACCGCGAACTCGACCTGGACGCCCGGCGCCTGAGCGTCACCGACCACCTGGAGGGCCAGGGCCGCCACCTCCTGCGCCTGCACCTGCACCTGCACCCCGACTGCGAGGTTCAGCCCGAGGCCCCGTCCGTCTGGCGGGTCGCCTGGCCGGGTGGGGCCCTGCGGGTGCGTTTCGACCCGCGGCTTCAGGTCCGCTGCGGCCAGGGCGAGGACGCTCCCGACACCGGGGACCCCCCGCTCGGCTGGTACTTCCCGCGCTACGGGGCCAGACAGGCCAGCCCGTCCCTGCGCGCCACCCTCACGGCCACGTTGCCCATCACCCTGCACACCACCCTGGAGGTCTTATGA
- a CDS encoding UDP-glucose dehydrogenase family protein has protein sequence MKVAVFGLGYVGAVTAACLAQRGHTLIGVDVNPQKCEMIASGRSPIVEEGLDDLLLQGVQAGRLRTTTDVLDAVREADLSIVSVGTPSQPNGALDLSYVYRVCEQIGEALAETGRPHVVVLRSTALPGTTETCLGILREAARGTDVHVAFNPEFLREGSSIRDFDAPAYTIIGSDDPVAEAALRELYADVPAPLIVVAPRVAEMVKYTANAFHALKITFANEIGLLAKAMGVDGREVMNLIVQDTKLNISPAYLRPGFAYGGSCLPKDVSALLHLARREEVPVPLLASLPQSNRSQIERVAEQVLATGARRVTVLGLAFKAGTDDLRESPAVELVERLIGKGCEVRILDRAVQTAKLLGANKEYIERRLPHVSRLLTDDPEELVHDAQAVVVTQNLPEFARILEGVGPDVPVFDVASLKGAPAHLQVHGVAW, from the coding sequence ATGAAAGTTGCTGTTTTCGGTCTCGGATACGTCGGAGCGGTCACCGCCGCCTGCCTCGCCCAGCGCGGCCACACCCTCATCGGGGTGGACGTCAACCCCCAGAAGTGCGAGATGATCGCCTCGGGCCGCTCGCCCATCGTGGAAGAAGGTCTGGACGACCTGCTGCTCCAAGGTGTCCAGGCCGGGCGGCTGCGGACCACCACCGACGTGCTGGACGCGGTGCGCGAGGCCGACCTGAGCATCGTCTCGGTGGGCACGCCGAGCCAGCCCAACGGGGCGCTCGACCTCTCGTACGTGTACCGCGTGTGCGAGCAGATCGGGGAAGCCCTCGCCGAGACCGGGCGCCCCCACGTGGTCGTCTTGCGCTCGACCGCGCTTCCCGGCACGACCGAGACCTGCCTCGGCATTCTGCGGGAGGCGGCCCGGGGAACGGACGTCCACGTCGCCTTCAACCCCGAGTTCCTGCGCGAGGGCAGCTCCATCCGCGACTTCGACGCGCCTGCCTACACGATCATCGGCAGCGACGACCCCGTGGCCGAGGCCGCCCTGCGCGAGCTGTACGCGGACGTGCCCGCGCCTTTGATCGTGGTCGCGCCCCGCGTCGCCGAGATGGTGAAGTACACCGCGAACGCTTTCCACGCGCTCAAGATTACCTTTGCCAACGAGATCGGCTTGCTCGCCAAGGCGATGGGCGTGGATGGCCGCGAGGTCATGAACCTGATCGTGCAGGACACCAAGCTCAACATCTCGCCCGCGTACCTGCGCCCCGGCTTCGCCTACGGCGGCTCGTGCCTGCCCAAGGACGTGAGTGCCCTGCTCCACCTCGCCCGCCGCGAGGAGGTCCCGGTGCCCCTGCTCGCCTCCCTGCCGCAGAGCAACCGCAGCCAGATCGAGCGGGTGGCGGAGCAGGTGCTGGCGACCGGCGCCCGGCGCGTCACCGTGCTGGGGCTGGCCTTCAAGGCGGGCACCGACGACCTGCGCGAGAGCCCGGCGGTCGAACTCGTCGAGCGCCTGATCGGCAAGGGGTGTGAGGTTCGCATCCTCGACCGGGCGGTGCAGACCGCCAAGCTCCTCGGCGCGAACAAGGAGTACATCGAGCGCCGCTTGCCCCACGTCTCGCGCCTCCTCACCGACGACCCCGAGGAACTCGTCCACGACGCCCAGGCGGTCGTGGTGACCCAGAACCTCCCCGAGTTCGCGCGCATCCTGGAGGGCGTGGGGCCGGACGTGCCCGTGTTCGACGTGGCGAGCCTGAAGGGAGCGCCCGCGCACCTCCAGGTTCACGGGGTGGCCTGGTGA
- a CDS encoding glycosyltransferase family 4 protein, which translates to MSQRTDPGAFKRRVLIVVENLPVPFDRRVWMEATALRDAGYLVSVICPTGKGYEKRFETIEDIAVYRHSLPPESNAGLGFVREYLAALWHETRLAWRVRRERGFDVIHACNPPDLIFLVAAPFKLLYGTRFIFDQHDVNPELYITKFGRQDLPYRALVLAERLTYLLADAVISTNESYRKIALTRGRKRPGQVFVVRSAPSLERFRPRPGGERHRGGFRYLVGYLGVMGPQEGVDYLLHAVREMVDRGRRDVKVMLIGGGSSLADLKALAGQLGIGEYVEFTGRIPDDELLERLTACDVCVNPDPLNPLNDVSSMNKIVEYMSLGKPIVQFDLKEGRASAGDASVYARPNDAQALADELLALLDDPERRETMGETGLRRMREQLAWEHQVPTLRAAYARALGTGTPLPLGRLGSEAGS; encoded by the coding sequence GTGAGCCAGCGCACCGACCCCGGGGCATTCAAGCGCCGGGTCCTGATCGTGGTGGAGAACCTTCCCGTTCCCTTCGACCGCCGAGTCTGGATGGAGGCGACCGCCCTGCGCGACGCGGGCTACCTCGTCTCGGTGATCTGCCCGACGGGCAAGGGGTACGAGAAGCGCTTCGAGACCATCGAGGACATCGCGGTGTACCGCCACTCCCTGCCCCCCGAGAGCAACGCGGGCCTGGGCTTCGTGCGCGAGTACCTGGCCGCCCTGTGGCACGAGACTCGGCTGGCGTGGCGCGTGCGGCGCGAGCGCGGCTTCGACGTCATCCACGCCTGCAACCCGCCCGACCTGATCTTCCTGGTGGCGGCCCCCTTCAAGTTGCTCTACGGCACCCGCTTTATCTTCGACCAGCATGACGTGAACCCCGAGCTGTACATCACGAAGTTCGGGCGTCAGGACCTGCCCTACCGCGCCCTCGTGCTCGCCGAGCGGCTGACCTACCTGCTGGCCGACGCGGTGATCTCCACGAACGAGTCCTACCGCAAGATCGCCCTGACGCGCGGGCGCAAGCGGCCAGGGCAGGTGTTCGTGGTTCGCAGCGCCCCCAGCCTGGAGCGCTTCCGCCCCCGCCCGGGCGGCGAGCGGCACCGGGGCGGCTTCCGGTACCTCGTGGGCTACCTCGGCGTGATGGGGCCGCAGGAGGGGGTGGACTACCTCCTCCACGCCGTGCGCGAGATGGTGGACCGGGGCCGGCGCGACGTGAAGGTCATGCTCATCGGCGGCGGCTCCAGCCTCGCGGACCTCAAGGCTCTGGCCGGGCAGCTCGGGATCGGCGAGTACGTGGAGTTCACCGGGCGCATCCCGGACGACGAGCTTCTCGAACGCCTCACCGCCTGCGACGTGTGCGTGAACCCCGACCCCCTCAACCCCCTCAACGACGTGTCCTCGATGAACAAGATCGTGGAGTACATGTCGCTGGGCAAACCCATCGTGCAGTTCGACCTCAAGGAGGGCCGCGCCTCCGCCGGGGACGCCTCGGTGTACGCGAGGCCCAACGACGCGCAGGCCCTCGCCGACGAGCTCCTCGCCCTCCTCGACGACCCGGAGCGCCGGGAGACGATGGGGGAGACCGGGTTGCGGCGGATGCGCGAGCAGCTCGCCTGGGAGCATCAGGTGCCTACCCTACGCGCGGCCTACGCGCGGGCCCTCGGCACCGGAACGCCTCTGCCCTTGGGACGGCTGGGCTCCGAAGCGGGGTCCTGA